The genomic region TGGACTCTTTAATTGCCATAGGAACTAGTGCAGCTTTCATATACGGGGTTTATGCATTAATTGAAATTATTGGTGGCAATCACTCCATGGTTATGGAGCTATATTTTGAAACAGCTGCAGTGATTATTACACTAATTTTACTTGGCAAATACCTGGAAACAGTATCAAAGGGAAAAACATCAGAGGCAATAAAACAGCTTATGGGACTTCAACCTAAAACAGCAATAGTTATTCAAGATGGCAAGGAAATTATATTACCAATAGAAGAAGTAGAAGTTGGTGATATACTTGTGGCTAAACCTGGAGAAAGAATTCCTGTTGATGGTGTTGTAATTGAAGGCTATACTTCAGTTGATGAATCAATGCTGACCGGTGAAAGTATCCCCGTAGAGAAGAAACCAGGTGATAAAATAATTGGGGGCAGCATAAATAAAAATGGTTCAGTAAATTTTGAAGCAACTAAAGTGGGAAAAGACACTGCTCTATCTCAAATAATTAAACTTGTAGAGGATGCTCAAGGATCAAAGGCACCAATAGCTAAAATGGTAGATATTATTTCAGGTTACTTTGTACCCATTGTTATTGGAATCGCGGTGATTTCAACATTATTATGGCTATTAACAGGGCATTCCATAACTTTTGCTCTAACAATATTTATTTCTGTATTAGTAATCGCATGTCCTTGTGCATTAGGCTTAGCTACACCTACAGCTATAATGGTAGGTACAGGTAAAGGTGCGGAAAACGGAGTATTGATTAAAGGTGGAGAATCACTTGAGACTGCCCATAAAATTGAAACGATAGTGTTTGATAAAACTGGAACTATAACAGAGGGAAAACCCAAGGTTACAGATATAATTGTTAAAGATGAAATAACTGAAGAAGAAATTCTCATACTTTCAGCTTCGGCAGAAAAAGGCTCTGAGCATCCATTGGGTGAAGCAATTGTTAAAGCTGCCCAGGAAAGAAATTTAGAACATAAAAAAGTAGATAGTTTTAAAGCAATACCGGGACATGGAATTGAGGTAAGTATTGATAATAAGTTGGTGCTCCTGGGAAATAAAAAATTAATGAATGAAAGAAATATTGAAATAGATTTACAACAAGAGTCTGATAGGTTGGCAAGTGAAGGAAAAACACCGATGTATATATCAATAAACGGTAGGTTAGTTGGAATAATTGCAGTAGCCGATGTAGTAAAAGAAAGTAGCATAAGGGCAATTAAGAAGCTACATGAAATTGGCATTGAAGTAGCAATGATAACTGGAGATAATAGAAGGACTGCTGAAGCAATTGCAAGACAAGTTGGCATAGATATTGTTTTAGCTGAAGTACTTCCTGAGGATAAGGCAATGGAAGTTAAGAAGTTACAAGAATCAGGTAAAAAGGTTGCGATGGTAGGTGACGGAATAAATGATGCACCTGCTCTTGCTCAAGCTGATGTGGGTATGGCAATTGGGTCTGGAACAGACGTGGCAATGGAGTCAGCAGATATTGTTTTAATGAGAAGTGATTTAATGGACGTAGTTACAGCTATACAATTAAGTAAGAAAACCATAAATAATATAAAGCAAAACCTGTTTTGGGCATTTGCATATAATACAGCAGGGATACCTTTGGCAGCAGGGTTACTCCATGTACTCGGTGGGCCCTTGTTAAATCCAATGTTTGCAGCTGGGGCTATGGCATTAAGCTCAGTATCTGTTGTAAGTAATGCCTTAAGATTACGTAGGTTTAAGCCTTATCACTAGGTAATTATATTCGTCAAATAATGAAAAACCAAAAAGTTAGTTGTAGAAAAATTGTATGAAGTTGTAGAAATTTAATAATACTAGAGTTAATGGATAAAATATACCTTGAAATATGATAGTCCTATTGGTGTTAAAACAATAGGACTATTTTATGTACATAATTAATTAATGAGATTTGATATCATATTGAATTAAATCTATTCATATGGTATAATATCAAATATTAGTACCAAGTAATAAAACTAGTTAACAAATTAACAAAACTTATAAATATATGTGCTAATTATTAAATTAGGGAGGCATTATTAATGGATGTAAAGGATATAAAAGACTTGATTTTAACAATAGATAAAACAAGTGTTGAAAGCGTAGAAATCGAAAAAGGTGATTTTGTAATTAGAGTAAGCAAAAAATCAAAAATTGAAAGTAATACTACACAGAAGATAAATGAAGCCATTACCTTAGATAAGGTTAAAGAAGTTAATAGAGAGTTAGAAGTAGGCAACGAAGATAATGCAAAATACATACAAGAAATTGAAGACCTTCATATCATAAAATCACCTATGGTAGGTACATTTTATGGAGCTCCAAGTCCTGACTCAGCACCTTTTGTAAAGGTAGGAGACAAGGTAGAAAAGGGTCAGACTTTATGTATTGTTGAAGCAATGAAGATGATGAATGAAATAAAAAGTGATATAGCTGGTGAGATCGTTGAAATATTAGCGGAGGCTGAGGATATAGTTGAATATGGGCAACCCCTAATGAGAATCAGGAGGTAGTAAAGAATGTTCAAAAAAGTACTCATTGCAAATAGAGGGGAAATAGCCCTTAGAATTATTAGAGCGTGTAAGGATATGGGTATCCATACGGTTGCTGTATATTCAGAAATAGACGAAGATTCAGTTCATGTTCATTTCGCTGATGAATCTATTTGTATAGGACCAGGGCCTTCTAAAAAAAGTTACTTAAATATAGATAGTATAATTACTGCTGCGTTAGTTACGAAGTGTGAAGCAATACATCCTGGCTATGGTTTCCTATCAGAGAATTCGAAATTTGTAGAAGCGTGTATAGCAAATGATATAAAATTTATTGGACCATCAGCTCATCATATGGAGAAAATGGGGAATAAATCTGAAGCTAGGAGAACGATGATAGAAGCAGGAGTACCAGTTGTGCCAGGTTCCCCTGGCTCTACAAATAATGCTGAAGAAGCCTTTGAAGTAGCTAAGGAGATTGGATTCCCAGTTATAATCAAAGCTGCCAGTGGTGGTGGCGGTAGAGGTATGAGAATCGTCTATTTAGAAAATGAGTTTATTGAAAAATTCAATATGGCTAAGTCAGAGTCCGCTGTCGCATTTAATGACGACTCTATGTATGTAGAGAAGTTTGTAGAGGAGCCTAGACATATAGAATTTCAAATATTAGCAGATGAATATGGCAATGTAATTCATTTAGGTGAAAGAGACTGTTCAATTCAAAGAAAAAATCAAAAGGTTTTAGAAGAAGCTCCATGTACAATAATGAGTCAAGAACTTCGAAATAAAATGGGTGAAATGGCAGTTCGTGCAGCAAAAGCAGTTAATTATGTTAATGCTGGAACGATTGAGTTTTTATTAGATAAACATAATAATTTCTATTTCATTGAAATGAATACAAGAATACAAGTAGAGCATCCAGTTACTGAAATGACTACAGGAATAGATTTAATAAAAGAGCAAATAAAAGTAGCATATGGGGAAAGATTGAGTGTAACCAGCGAGGAATTAACAATTAATGGACACTCAATTGAATGTAGGATAAATGCAGAAGACCCATCAGAAAACTTTAGGCCGTCTCCTGGTTTAATTGAAGTGTATTTTCCACCAGGTGGTTATGGTGTAAGGATAGATAGTCATATATATAGTGGTTATGTTATTCCGCCTACATATGATTCAATGATAGGTAAGCTAATAGTTTGGGGAAAAGATAGGACTGAGGCTATTGACAGGATGAAGAGAGCTCTTAGCGAGCTTGTAATAACAGGGGTAGACACAAATATTGAGTTTCAAAGAGAAATATTAAGCAATGAAAAATTTGTTGAAAATAAAATAGATACTTCTTTTATAGAAAAAGAAATTCTAAAAGGTTAAGTAAGGGAGTGTGTATATGCTAAAGGATCTCTTTAGTAAAAAACAATATGTAACAATAAATTTACCCGAAAAGCAGAGAACAATTTTACCGAGTGAAAGCTATAAACAAACAATTGCTAAAACACCTCAAGAAGAAAAGGCTAAAAGGCTTGGGGCTAGGGATAGAATCAATGAGATAATCGATCAAAACACTTTTAATGAGTATGATTTAGATTTGAAAACGGCTAATCCATTAGACTTTCCAGAGTATGCTGAAAAAGTTGCTACTGCCACTGAGTATTCTAACGAGTCAGAGGCTGTAATAACAGGAGAAGGTAAAATAAACGGTTATAATTGTGTTATATGTGTTATGGATCCAAACTTTATGATGGGAAGTATGGGTTCAGTTGTTGGTGAAAAAATTACAAGAGCAGTAGAAAAAGCAATCGAAAAAAGGTTCCCTGTTATTATTTTTTCAGCATCCGGTGGGGCTAGAATGCAAGAGGGTATAATATCTTTAATGCAAATGGCTAAAACCTCTGCTGCTATAGCAAGACTATCAGAAGAAGGGTTACTATATGTTTCTGTTTTAACTGACCCTACAACTGGAGGAGTTATTGCTAGTTTTGCTATGTTAGGAGACATAATCATTGCGGAACCAGGTGCCCTTATTGGATTTGCTGGACCAAGGGTAATCGAACAAACAATTAGACAAAAACTTCCGGAAGGCTTCCAAAGGGCTGAATTTTTAAAGGAAAAGGGATTTGTAGACAAAATTGTTCCTAGAAATGAAATGAAAAAAATATTATCTAAAATATTAAAAATCCACAGTCCGGGTGGTGAAATAAATGAATAGCAATTTAGAATTTGAGAAACCAATTAGAGAACTAGAAAATAAAATAAATGAGCTTAAAGGGTTTGCAAAGGATAATAGCTTAGATTTAACTCATGAAATAGATATATTATCTAATAAGCTAGAAAATATGAAACGAGAAGTTTATGAAAATCTAAGCCCTTGGCAAAAAGTTAAGCTAGCTCGTCTACAAGAAAGACCAACTTCCCTTGATTATATTAAAAAGCTTATAACTGATTTTACTCAATTACATGGTGATAGATATTTTGGTAATGATAGAGCCATAATAGCTGGTATTGGTATGTTTGAGGGTATTCCTGTAACTGTTATTGGGCAACAAAAAGGGAAAGATTTAGATGAAAACATTAGAAGAAACTTTGGAATGCCTCATCCAGAAGGTTATAGAAAAGCCCTAAGACTTATGGAACAGGCTGCAAAGTTCAATAGACCGATAATTACTTTCGTTGATACTCCAGGGGCGTATCCTGGTTTAGGCGCAGAGGAAAGAGGTCAAGGAGAGGCTATTGCCGTAAATCTTATGACGATGAGTAGATTAAAAACTCCTATTATTTCTGTTGTTATAGGTGAAGGTGGAAGTGGTGGTGCTTTAGCTTTAGGCGTGGCAGATAGAGTGTGTATGCTTGAAAATTCAATATACTCTGTAATATCACCAGAAGGCCTTTCAAGTATTCTATGGAAAGATTCAAATCTTGCACCAGTTGCAGCGGATATAATGAAACTTACAGCACAAGACCTAATGTCTTTAAAAGTTATAGATACTATAATTAAGGAGCCTTTAGGTGGAGCCCATAAGGATTTAGATATAACTGCAAATAATATGAAGCAATACATTCTAGGTGAATTAAAAGAACTTAGAAAATTAACTCATAATGAGTTATTAGATAGAAGATACAAAAAACTTAGAAGTATAGGTGTATACGAACAAGTATAAAATTATGTCTAGAAGCCTTGGAAAATACAAAATAATGTATTTACAGGGCTTTTTTTTATTTTAAAGATAAATAATTGTCTCTAAGAGTTGATAAATTTTTGAAATGGGAATACAATATCATTAAACGATATATCGCGAAGCGATATATCGGGAGCTGTACTAATATAATAGTTAAATATACTAATAAATAGAAGTGAGGTTTTAATCATGTTTGGGAATAAATCCGTGAAAAAGTATTTGCCATTAACAGAAGCTTGGTACTACATATTACTTTCCTTAGTCGAAACTCGTCATGGTTATGGAATTATGCAGTATGTGGAACGTATTAGTAATGGACGGGTGAAAATTGGACCAGGGACATTATATGGAGCATTATCTAAAATGGAAAAGGAAGAGCTAATAGTTATGGTATTAGATGATGATAAGAGAAAAAGCTATGAATTAAGCAAACAAGGGAAAAAAATACTTTATTATGAGATTGAAAGATTAAAAGAGCTTTTATTAAATGGTGAACTAATTTTTACAAGTATACAGGAGGATTTCAATGATTAATAAAAATTATAAATCAATTTGGAAAGTTTTCTTTGTGTGTGGCAGGATGATTTAGAGGAGAAGTGGCTTAGAAACATGTCACTATCAGGATGGCATCTGGTTGGAATAAGTTCACTAATTAAATATCATTTTGTAAAGGGAGATCCTGAGAATTATAATTATAAACTTGATTTTGTATATGTGTCTGACACAGAAGATTATATCGACATATTTGAAAACGCAGGATGGGAGTATATAGATAAAATGTTTATTTGGCGTTATTTTAGAAAACATGCTAAAGCTTCTGAAACTGAAGAGATATATACGGATAATCAATCAAAAATAGATAGAAATAAATCTATTATAAAGATGTTATATGGAGCCTTACTAATAAATATAGTGCCTTCATCTGTGTTTATATTTAATTACTTATTTAAGCATGATGGAATACAAAATGTAACAATATTAAATGTTCTAGCAAGCATTGTACTCGGGTATGCTATATATAAAATCAAAAACAAAATGAAATACTAAAACAAAATGAAATACTAAAACAATAATAACTATGCTCCTTATTTAAACAGATGTTAGATTACTGTTAATAAAGAGCATTTTTTAATTATTAAAGTTAATAAATCCTTTAGATAAGCAATGATTAGAGTAAGTGTCTAATAGTGTCATTTTAAATTGCCTACATTACATAATATGACAACTTTCTGAGAAAGATATATAGTAAATAAAAAAATTCAAGAGGTGGATTTATGTACAAGAAAAGTATACTCATCTTAATATTTATAATTACATTAACTACATACGGATGTGCAAATAGACGGGAAATGCCACGAGAGCAGTCTCCAGGACAACGGGTTGAACAACAAAGGGAAGATCGTTTGGCTAAATCAGATCAAGAAGCAGTTGAGGAAAATATTAATGGGTATAATCTTCAAGACGATTTAAAGATAACAAGAGAAGAAGGATCTGAAATATCTTATATCAATCAAGAACAGAAGGATGAGCTTATTAATGGCCTAGGACCAAAGGAGAATAACACAATATTAGAGGAGTTTAGGTCATCTCTACCTGTGGGAATAAATAATGCAATAGATTACTTTAAATATAATATTTCTTTTGACTACTTTCTAATTACTGCGGAGGAAGGTTCCACAATTAGAGAAACACCTACTGATGAATCAGCTGCAGTAACAGCAAAGGAGAGTTTAGAAAAAGTTTCCCTACTACACAGGGTAGAAGGAGAAGAATTAGAAGGTTCAAATATATGGTATAGAGTAGCCTTTGAAAATCAAGGGAGTGTTAATGAGGGATATATACACTCTTCAATGGGAACCCCTAGAAATTTTAGATTTGATAGTATGAAGCAAGCAATAGATGAATTAAATGAACAACTAGGTCAAGGTCCATTGCATTTTATTAGTAACTATAAAAATGAAAACGGTACTCCACCTCAACGAGGTGATGCAGCAATAGATGAATTTGGTTACAGAGTTTATCACAGTGCCCCCGCATATGATGAAGCTAACACTGAAAGTAACTATAGGTATATACCTGATGGAATGCTAGTTAGAATTCTTGATGAAACAGGTGATTTTTACCATATAGATGCGCCTACTTTTGGAAGGGGTTATTATGTTCCAAAACAGTATATAGATCCTAATGTGACTTTAAGAGAACTGACTCATGTGGTAGTAATCGATAGAAGTCAGCAAAATCAAGGAGCCTTTGAAGTTGAGGATAATGGTTTAAATCTAGTGTCATACACATTTTCAACAACAGGTATACCAGGGGAATTTTCCTATGAGACAACGCTAGGAAGCTATAAAGCAATTCAAAAAAGAGATCGATTTGAGTATTTAAAAAGTGGAACTCAGGAAATTGCAGGATATGCACCCTTTGCAATCAGATTTACTGGTGGGGCATATATTCATGGTGTACCAGTTGCTTACGAAGAAGTAGAAGGAGAGATGGTAGACCCAGGCTTTATTGAGTATCTGCATACGATAGGTACATTTCCCAGATCTAATATGTGTGTCAGAAATTTTACTAGCCATGCAGAGTTTTTATACAATTGGATGAATGTGAGAAATGGAGCAGTAATAGTGATAGAATAAGTTAAGATTAGTATATAAAAGATTATGAGGAAGAAGTAGTTCTCTCTACTTCTTTTTTCATTGACAAATAATACATTATTCATTATATTTTAATGGTTGAGTTTTTTAAGAAGGATAGGTAGGTGATAAAATATGTTTTCGTTTTTCACTACTGGAGTATGTGCAAAACAAATAATTTTTTCAATTGAAGACGGAATAATTGATAAGGTATCCTTTAATGGCGGATGCTCTGGAAATCTTATAGGAGTTAGTCGTTTAGTAGAGGGAATGAAAGTGGAAGAAGCAATTAATAAGCTACAGGGTATCAAATGTGGTAGTCGTAATACTTCTTGTCCAGATCAATTAGCTACTGCTTTACAAATAAGCTTAAAAAAGCAAGCGGGATAGGTTTGGAAACTCCTTTCAATAATCATTAAAGAAAGGAGTTTATACTTTTAAAGAATCAATGAATTCCAGAGTGAATTGATTTACTGCATTAGGATTATCTAGATTAGTACAATGATGCGCATTTAGAATAATCCTTAATTCCGTATTAGAGATTTTTGTATATAATAGGGGCTGCTGAAAATTAGTTATTATATCATGGTCACCTATTAATAAAAGGGTTGGACATTTTACTTTATGTAGCTCATCCTTACTTTCCATGCGAGTAACCGCAGACCAAATTCTATGCCAATTTTCTTTAGGCATTTTAGAAAAAGTATTATATACATATGCAAAGGTAGAAGGATTTTGTTTCGATAACATTTTAGCTAGTATAAAAGCATTTGTTTTCATAGGTAGAAATTTGCTAGATAAACTATTAATCTGTATAAATAACTTTTGGTTTAAACTAATGGAGTTACTACATGGAGTACCTATTAGAATAAGCCCTTTAACTCTATAGGGTATTTCAATAGCAGTCCTTAGTGATATATGTCCACCCATTGATAGACCACATAATATGGCTTTTTTTATACTAAGGTGATTCATAAGGGCTATTAAATCTAATATGAAATCATCAGGGTTTATTGGACCCTTAGGCAATGAAGATTGGCCATGACCACGAACATCCCAGGATACAACCTTGTAATCCTTCTTAAAGAAGTTTACCTGCTTAACCCATTGTTTATGGTCCCAGGATGCCCCATGAGTAAATATTATTGGATGACCTTCTCCAGTAACCTCATAAAATAGCATTGTATCATTTCTATAAAATATTGGCATAATATCCCCCGAAAGTTGTTTATTTGCTGTTAAGAATCTATAAATATATTATTAATAGATCAATAGGGTAATATTTAAGTGAATACTGGAAAATATAACAAATAGCGGTGTAATACAATTTTAATGAGTAAAAAGATATATAAAATATATAAAAATAATTATAAAGATTTTGGGAGGGAAGTATATGATAAAAGCCTACTTAGTTGGAATAGGAACACCTTATGAAAATGAGGATATAACCGTTCGTTATCGTGTATTAAAAGATGAAAGTATAATACTTGAAAAAGACCTTTTAATGGATTATAGTAAGCCTTTAATTGTGAGCCATACTGCATTATTAACTCTAATGAGGGATTTGGAGAAATTAGATGAGAATGATATATTAATCATCATAAATGATGCTGCTCTATTTGAGCAGATTAGAGGTACGTCAACAACTAAAAATAGAGATGTATTAAAGATGGCGAGAATAGTCAAAGAGACACTAAATAGAACGAAAAAGACAATAAAGTTTAAGGATGTAAGTGGTAACCAAGCGGATTTTATAGAATGGAATGAGAAATTAAAATTTTAACTAAAGGGTTAGGGGTATAATAATGAAAAAAATGAGTAGTGAAGAACTCGAAAAATGTCTTAAATATGCAGATATAACTAATATAACAGCAACTGATTATGGGACTTTTATAAGGGCAATGGTTTATACCATTCAAAAAAACCTACCTATTGAGATTGTTGATAATTCAAATAATATTATTAAAGCTCAAATAAAATCGTTTTCTTTGACATATATTGAGGGTGATGAGGGTAGAAATGATATATTAGATGTTGAATACTATAAATCAGATGAAGAGATTTTACATACACTTGAATTTGATAAGATTGGTACAGGTAATGTGGTCAAGGATAGAAAAAGTGGCACTAGGACTTTTTATAGATATTATATAAATATGGATAATAAACAAAGCTTTAGATTTACATTTAATAGAAGGATTTCAAAGGCGTAAACGCTTAAATAAGAGTCTTTGATGGTCAGATGGTCATAGGGGACTAAAATGAAGGAAACTATGCTAAAAAGGTATTTATAAAAGGTTTAAGGACTAGGATATTTCAATTTCATGATAGATAAAACAAATAAAACACCCCGCAGGGTGTTTTATCTATATAAAGAATTGTTAATTAATTAATTAACGAAGAATTGATCCAGCAACAATCATACGCATTGCTTGGTTAGTTCCTTCGTAGATTTGACAGATCTTAGCATCACGCATGAATCTCTCTGCAGAGTACTCACGAGTGTATCCGTATCCACCGTGGATTTGAACTGCATTTGTAGTTACCCACATAGCTACGTCAGAAGCGAAACATTTTGCAATAGCAGCTTCTTCTGAGTAAGGTTTACCACTTTCTTTAGTCCAAGCAGCTTTCATAACTAAATGTCTAGCAGCTTCAATTCTCATTTTCATATCAGCTAAAGTAAAGTTTACCCATTGTTGAGCAGAGATTGGTTTACCAAATTGTTTACGCTCTTTTGAATATTGAAGTGCTAGGTTGTACGCACCTTCTGCGATACCTAATGATTGAGCAGCAACCCCAATACGTCCACCGTCAAGAGTAGTCATTGCAATTTTAAATCCATCTCCTTCTTTACCAAGAAGATTTTCTTTTGGTACACGGCAGTTTTCAAAGCTTAATTCTCTTTGAACAGATGCACGGATACCCATTTTAACTTCTGGTTTACCAAAAGTAAATCCTGGAGTACCTTTTTCTACGATGAAAGCACTCATTCCTTTTGGTCCTTTAGATTTATCAGTTAAACCAAATACTACATAGATTTCTGAATCACCAGCATTTGTGATAAAGATTTTAGTACCATTAAGTACATAGTGATCTCCATCAAGAACAGCTGTAGTTTGAGCTCCACTTACGTCAGTTCCTGCATTTGGCTCAGTTAAACCAAAAGAACCCATAGATTGTCCAGTAGTTAATCTTGGTAAGTATTTTGCTTTTTGCTCTGCATTACCATACTTAAATATTGGCCATGTAGCAAGAGAAGTATGTACTGATACACCAATTGCAGTTGAAGGATCAACTTTAGCTAGTTCTGCTACTGATAATGCATAAGCAACATCTCCAGCTCCAGCTCCACCGTACTCTTTAGGATATGGAACTCCCATAAGTCCAACTTGACCTAGTTTTGCCATTATGTCTAAATCAAAAATTTCATGCTCGTCTCTTTCTGCGATACTTGGTGCAAGTTCTTTCTCAGCGAATTCTGCAACCATTTTAACAGTCATTTCTTGGGTTTTAGATAAATTAAAATCCATAGATATAGCCTCCTTAGATTTAGTTTATTTATATATATGAGGGATGTTTGCTTTTGTATCCAGTTCAAAAATCCCTTAATATATTTTAGTAATATCTCTTTAAAAGAGAATATTTTTTTACACATACTTATAAGATAAAACTCAGAAATATGGTTTTATATAAAACCATTTTAAACCATTAGTAGTTTTTTTGTCAATTTATTTTTTAAAAAAATTAAACCATTTCAATTGGTTTATTTAATCATTTTTCCCGTAAATATACAGAAGTGTATATTTACAATAGCTTTACAACTATATGGTTTTTCTAAATTTTTCTCCCCTATATAATCATAACATAAGTATAGATTTTTAAAAAGTATTTATTAACAGAACTAAGCTTAAAGAATATTATAGTATAAATATAATTATTGAGGGTGGTTCTAGGTTTTTTTTTAGTACTATGATTAATAGCAAACAATTAGATACTCAAAATCTGCTTATTTTTTTACTATATATATTAATTCCAATAGTAATTTTATATATCCATATTTCTATTAAAAAAAATCTGCCAAATTTATACCTTATTGTTTATCAGTGGTTTTCCTATATAACAGTTTTATTAAAAAATAAGCTCAGTAGGTTTAAAATAAAAAATAAACAAAAAGATGATTTAATTGTTGAAATAATGGAAAGTACGGGTTATTCATATGAAATTGACCAAGACATTTTTTATTCAAATCTATATGCCTGGCAAAGGAATATGGGATATTGTAGACTATACGACAAAGCAGCAGCACCATTAAGTATGACTATTGATTGTGAACCCATTTATTTTAAATATGCAATAAAAAGTGGCTTATAGAGTTTTGGAAAGGTCAGTATGGTATGACTACAGGTGGAGAAGTTGGAGTTTATAATACAAAGGGTCCTGGTTTGAATATTCCTGGTATATTTGATGGTACATTTTATTACTGTGTTGATGACGATGACCTACGATCGATGTCAATTACATTAAAAAAATTAGGAAAGACATTATTTAAAAGAACAAGGCCTCATTGGTGGTTAACAGGATTTAAGCTAGGAGAGTTTTCTGAGCCTTCGGAGCTCACTATGAATATTTTTATTACATTAAAGAATGAAATAATGCGCAATGCATTTATAGGTGGTTTAATTGAGGCTGGGTATTCTAAGGATGAGCTTATTATCAGTGGCAATTCTGTTGGGGTATTATTCGATAAACCTCGTAATCGACAGCCTATTACAAGAACTGAGCTCACAGATGGTATTACTCAACGAAAAAATAAATTACGAT from Serpentinicella alkaliphila harbors:
- a CDS encoding DUF2812 domain-containing protein, giving the protein MESFLCVWQDDLEEKWLRNMSLSGWHLVGISSLIKYHFVKGDPENYNYKLDFVYVSDTEDYIDIFENAGWEYIDKMFIWRYFRKHAKASETEEIYTDNQSKIDRNKSIIKMLYGALLINIVPSSVFIFNYLFKHDGIQNVTILNVLASIVLGYAIYKIKNKMKY
- the accB gene encoding acetyl-CoA carboxylase biotin carboxyl carrier protein; translation: MDVKDIKDLILTIDKTSVESVEIEKGDFVIRVSKKSKIESNTTQKINEAITLDKVKEVNRELEVGNEDNAKYIQEIEDLHIIKSPMVGTFYGAPSPDSAPFVKVGDKVEKGQTLCIVEAMKMMNEIKSDIAGEIVEILAEAEDIVEYGQPLMRIRR
- a CDS encoding acetyl-CoA carboxylase carboxyltransferase subunit alpha gives rise to the protein MNSNLEFEKPIRELENKINELKGFAKDNSLDLTHEIDILSNKLENMKREVYENLSPWQKVKLARLQERPTSLDYIKKLITDFTQLHGDRYFGNDRAIIAGIGMFEGIPVTVIGQQKGKDLDENIRRNFGMPHPEGYRKALRLMEQAAKFNRPIITFVDTPGAYPGLGAEERGQGEAIAVNLMTMSRLKTPIISVVIGEGGSGGALALGVADRVCMLENSIYSVISPEGLSSILWKDSNLAPVAADIMKLTAQDLMSLKVIDTIIKEPLGGAHKDLDITANNMKQYILGELKELRKLTHNELLDRRYKKLRSIGVYEQV
- a CDS encoding heavy metal translocating P-type ATPase, encoding MKNTTKTLQVNGMTCTACANAVERNLNKLDGVEYANVNFATEKLTISFDEDIVTKEDIFKRVEKLGYSLQEEDSLREITIPISGMTCSACAIAVEKALNKLNGIESSSVNFATEKVFINYDSSIVRISKIKQVIEKAGYKPLEIETEISIDKEKERREKEIKSLWTKFIISLIFTSPLFYISMGHMLGAPLPSFFDPHINDINFALAQLILTIPVMLVGYRFYTVGFTNLFKGSPNMDSLIAIGTSAAFIYGVYALIEIIGGNHSMVMELYFETAAVIITLILLGKYLETVSKGKTSEAIKQLMGLQPKTAIVIQDGKEIILPIEEVEVGDILVAKPGERIPVDGVVIEGYTSVDESMLTGESIPVEKKPGDKIIGGSINKNGSVNFEATKVGKDTALSQIIKLVEDAQGSKAPIAKMVDIISGYFVPIVIGIAVISTLLWLLTGHSITFALTIFISVLVIACPCALGLATPTAIMVGTGKGAENGVLIKGGESLETAHKIETIVFDKTGTITEGKPKVTDIIVKDEITEEEILILSASAEKGSEHPLGEAIVKAAQERNLEHKKVDSFKAIPGHGIEVSIDNKLVLLGNKKLMNERNIEIDLQQESDRLASEGKTPMYISINGRLVGIIAVADVVKESSIRAIKKLHEIGIEVAMITGDNRRTAEAIARQVGIDIVLAEVLPEDKAMEVKKLQESGKKVAMVGDGINDAPALAQADVGMAIGSGTDVAMESADIVLMRSDLMDVVTAIQLSKKTINNIKQNLFWAFAYNTAGIPLAAGLLHVLGGPLLNPMFAAGAMALSSVSVVSNALRLRRFKPYH
- a CDS encoding PadR family transcriptional regulator — protein: MFGNKSVKKYLPLTEAWYYILLSLVETRHGYGIMQYVERISNGRVKIGPGTLYGALSKMEKEELIVMVLDDDKRKSYELSKQGKKILYYEIERLKELLLNGELIFTSIQEDFND
- the accD gene encoding acetyl-CoA carboxylase, carboxyltransferase subunit beta; the protein is MLKDLFSKKQYVTINLPEKQRTILPSESYKQTIAKTPQEEKAKRLGARDRINEIIDQNTFNEYDLDLKTANPLDFPEYAEKVATATEYSNESEAVITGEGKINGYNCVICVMDPNFMMGSMGSVVGEKITRAVEKAIEKRFPVIIFSASGGARMQEGIISLMQMAKTSAAIARLSEEGLLYVSVLTDPTTGGVIASFAMLGDIIIAEPGALIGFAGPRVIEQTIRQKLPEGFQRAEFLKEKGFVDKIVPRNEMKKILSKILKIHSPGGEINE
- a CDS encoding acetyl-CoA carboxylase biotin carboxylase subunit; the protein is MFKKVLIANRGEIALRIIRACKDMGIHTVAVYSEIDEDSVHVHFADESICIGPGPSKKSYLNIDSIITAALVTKCEAIHPGYGFLSENSKFVEACIANDIKFIGPSAHHMEKMGNKSEARRTMIEAGVPVVPGSPGSTNNAEEAFEVAKEIGFPVIIKAASGGGGRGMRIVYLENEFIEKFNMAKSESAVAFNDDSMYVEKFVEEPRHIEFQILADEYGNVIHLGERDCSIQRKNQKVLEEAPCTIMSQELRNKMGEMAVRAAKAVNYVNAGTIEFLLDKHNNFYFIEMNTRIQVEHPVTEMTTGIDLIKEQIKVAYGERLSVTSEELTINGHSIECRINAEDPSENFRPSPGLIEVYFPPGGYGVRIDSHIYSGYVIPPTYDSMIGKLIVWGKDRTEAIDRMKRALSELVITGVDTNIEFQREILSNEKFVENKIDTSFIEKEILKG